In Nicotiana tabacum cultivar K326 chromosome 17, ASM71507v2, whole genome shotgun sequence, one DNA window encodes the following:
- the LOC107814161 gene encoding 3beta-hydroxysteroid-dehydrogenase/decarboxylase, which produces MGEGEEEKWCVVTGGRGFAARHLVEMLIRYEIYHVRIADLGPSIKLDPTEEKGILGQALQSGRAVYVSMDLRNKSQVLKACEGAEVVFHMAAPDSSINNHQLHYSVNVQGTQNIIDACIELKVKRLIYTSSPSVVFDGVHGILNGDESLPYPAKHNDSYSATKAEGEALVIKSNGTKGLLTCCIRPSSLFGPGDRLLVPSLVAAAKAGKSKFIIGDGNNMYDFTYVENVAHAHVCAERALASGGAVAEKAAGNAYFVTNMEPIKFWEFVSLILEGLGYDRPNIKIPASVMMPIAHLVELSYKLLAPYGMKVPQLTPSRIRLLSRSRTFSCSKASDRIGYTPIISLQEGLRRTIESYPHLRAEHGPGKEGPSKSSASLWMFFLMVVFSLLILSILGTISPWSLFVIGIAAAFVVFFIYDKRKKK; this is translated from the exons ATGGgggaaggagaagaagagaaaTGGTGTGTGGTGACTGGTGGAAGAGGCTTTGCTGCTCGGCATTTAGTGGAAATGCTGATTCGTTATGAAATCTATCATGTCCGCATTGCTGATTTGGGTCCGTCCATTAAACTTGACCCGACTGAGGAAAAGGGTATACTTGGTCAAGCCCTCCAATCAGGCCGTGCTGTATATGTATCCATGGATCTTCGTAACAAATCCCAAGTCCTCAAAG CTTGTGAAGGAGCTGAGGTTGTCTTCCACATGGCTGCTCCAGATTCATCAATCAACAACCACCAGCTCCACTATTCAGTTAATGTGCAAG GAACCCAGAATATAATTGATGCTTGCATTGAGCTGAAAGTGAAAAGACTTATTTACACCAGCTCTCCCAGTGTGGTGTTTGATGGAGTTCATGGAATTCTAAATGGGGATGAATCACTGCCATATCCTGCTAAG CATAATGATTCCTACTCTGCAACCAAAGCTGAAGGAGAGGCACTTGTTATCAAGTCAAATGGTACCAAAGGGCTGCTGACATGCTGCATTAGACCTAGCAGTCTTTTTGGCCCTGGTGATAGGCTGCTCGTTCCTTCACTAGTTGCAGCTGCAAAGGCAGGAAAATCAAAG TTCATTATTGGTGATGGCAACAACATGTATGATTTCACTTACGTGGAGAATGTAGCACATGCTCATGTGTGTGCAGAACGAGCTCTAGCATCAGGAGGAGCAGTTGCAGAGAAAGCTGCTGGGAAT GCATATTTTGTCACGAACATGGAGCCCATTAAGTTTTGGGAGTTTGTCTCACTTATTCTTGAAGGTCTTGGCTATGACAG GCCAAATATTAAGATTCCTGCATCTGTTATGATGCCAATTGCACATTTGGTGGAGCTTAGTTATAAGCTGTTAGCTCCTTATGGAATGAAGGTCCCACAGTTGACTCCTTCAAGAATCAGACTCCTGTCCCGTAGCAGAACATTTAGTTGTTCAAAAGCAAGTGATCGAATAGGATACACACCTATTATCTCACTTCAG GAGGGCCTTCGGAGGACAATTGAGTCCTATCCACATTTGAGAGCTGAACATGGGCCTGGAAAGGAAGGTCCTTCTAAATCATCTGCATCTCTTTGGATGTTTTTCCTCATG